Genomic DNA from Porites lutea chromosome 4, jaPorLute2.1, whole genome shotgun sequence:
CGTAAATTTGACTATGATAGCTGGCGGTCCAGGCTTGCCTTTGTGTTTTTGACTTTGAGGCATTCGATGGCTTactgaaatgtcattttcagTAATATCCACTCCTAATAGTTTACCGACATCCTTCACAATATTATTAGTTTGCTCTTCTGATGGAGTAGCAGCAACAGGGATTCCTCGAATTTCCACGCACTCTCTGCGAGTGTACGGCTCCAGGTCATTGTTCGCTCTCGTAACTGATTCCAGTGAACTTTCAATGCTGCGAATTGTTGCCTTCAAGATCTTATTCTCATCTTGCAAAATCTTATTCTCATCTTTCAAAGCCTTTTTTTCATCCTTTGAGCTCTTCATCATCTCTAGCAATTCATCGTACTTCGCATTCACAACTTCGAGAAAACTCATCGCCTCATTAACTGATTTTTTCAACTCGGAGATTGTCgagttaa
This window encodes:
- the LOC140934236 gene encoding uncharacterized protein, producing the protein MSFLEVVNAKYDELLEMMKSSKDEKKALKDENKILQDENKILKATIRSIESSLESVTRANNDLEPYTRRECVEIRGIPVAATPSEEQTNNIVKDVGKLLGVDITENDISVSHRMPQSQKHKGKPGPPAIIVKFTRRDVKDNFYRARKQLKDLTTRDLGYSEKNKIYLAESLTERNRMEFKDCLKVKKDVEFKFIWTLNGKIFMRKDKDSAVPHINSKEDLHKMQSR